The following are from one region of the Longimicrobium sp. genome:
- a CDS encoding ribonuclease Z — MRITFLGTAAARPTVGRNVSSLIVQREGDVMMFDCGEGTQRQMMRYGTGFAFSDIFFSHLHADHFLGVIGLLRTLGLQAREEPMDLWTPLGTAEVLKQAVELGVERVPFEVRINELEPGEAVKRGVYDIVPFRTTHAGRSLGYAIVEHPRLGRFNAELAREMGIPEGPLWGKLHHGEAVEVNGRTIRAEDVVGPERPGRKVVYTGDTRPCAPTREHSRDADLLIHEATFAHEEADRAVATGHSTAREAAEVASAAGVHRLALTHFSPRYADDPRALEREARAVFPETVAAYDGLVIEVPYRDA, encoded by the coding sequence ATGCGCATAACCTTCCTCGGCACCGCCGCGGCGCGTCCCACGGTGGGCCGCAACGTCTCGTCGCTGATCGTTCAGCGCGAGGGCGACGTGATGATGTTCGACTGCGGCGAGGGCACGCAGCGGCAGATGATGCGCTACGGCACGGGGTTCGCCTTCAGCGACATCTTCTTCAGCCACCTTCACGCCGACCACTTCTTGGGCGTCATCGGCCTGCTGCGCACGCTGGGGCTGCAGGCGCGCGAAGAGCCGATGGACCTGTGGACGCCGCTCGGCACGGCCGAGGTGCTGAAGCAGGCCGTGGAGCTGGGGGTGGAGCGCGTCCCGTTCGAGGTTCGCATCAACGAGCTGGAGCCCGGCGAGGCCGTAAAGCGCGGCGTGTATGACATCGTCCCCTTCCGCACCACGCACGCCGGCCGCTCGCTGGGCTACGCCATTGTGGAGCACCCGCGGCTGGGGCGGTTCAACGCCGAGCTCGCCCGCGAGATGGGAATCCCCGAAGGGCCGCTGTGGGGCAAGCTGCACCACGGTGAGGCGGTAGAGGTGAATGGGCGGACCATTCGGGCCGAGGACGTGGTGGGGCCCGAGCGCCCGGGCCGCAAGGTGGTCTACACGGGCGATACGCGGCCCTGCGCCCCCACGCGCGAGCACTCCCGCGACGCCGACCTGTTGATCCACGAGGCGACCTTCGCGCACGAAGAAGCCGACCGCGCGGTGGCCACGGGGCACAGCACCGCGCGCGAAGCCGCGGAAGTGGCGTCGGCCGCCGGGGTGCACCGCCTGGCGCTCACCCACTTCTCCCCCCGCTACGCCGACGACCCGCGGGCGCTGGAGCGCGAGGCGCGGGCGGTGTTCCCCGAAACCGTCGCCGCGTACGACGGGCTGGTGATCGAGGTGCCCTACCGCGACGCCTGA